From a region of the Sebaldella sp. S0638 genome:
- the pfkB gene encoding 1-phosphofructokinase: MIYTLTLNPALDYDIYMDKFQEGDLNLSKEVNIRAGGKGINVSKLLSNLDIKSKALGYTAGFTGDFIKKNLYDEGIESDFVELDGITRINVKINNSSKETEIAGLSPNITKEAEEKLIEKISGLQKDDILILSGSIPESIEKNIYKKLAAMLPEETKIVLDTRGSLLKENLNNNFLIKPNIAELEEMFGTELKTTADIVEKCGYFLEKGVKNIIVSMGGKGALFVNKEGAYTADVPKGKLINSVGAGDSMVAGFIAGTESGKSPEDSFRLAVASGSATAYSYGLGEKDLIYRLYNEITLKKEGV, from the coding sequence ATGATATATACACTAACTTTGAATCCTGCATTGGATTATGATATTTACATGGATAAATTTCAGGAGGGAGATCTGAATTTATCAAAAGAAGTCAATATCAGAGCAGGCGGTAAGGGAATTAACGTATCGAAGCTTCTTTCCAATCTTGACATAAAATCAAAAGCGCTGGGTTATACAGCTGGATTTACCGGAGATTTTATAAAAAAGAATCTTTATGACGAAGGAATAGAGTCAGATTTCGTGGAGCTGGACGGAATAACAAGAATAAATGTAAAAATAAATAATAGCTCCAAGGAAACTGAAATAGCCGGTTTATCACCAAATATAACAAAAGAGGCTGAAGAAAAGCTTATTGAAAAAATATCAGGATTACAAAAAGATGATATTCTGATACTTTCAGGGAGTATTCCCGAGAGCATTGAAAAAAACATTTATAAAAAACTCGCTGCAATGCTGCCTGAAGAAACAAAAATAGTTTTGGACACAAGAGGAAGTCTTTTGAAAGAAAATCTGAATAATAATTTTCTGATAAAGCCTAATATAGCCGAGCTGGAGGAGATGTTCGGGACTGAGCTGAAAACTACAGCGGATATAGTGGAGAAATGCGGCTATTTTCTGGAAAAAGGCGTAAAAAATATTATAGTTTCAATGGGTGGAAAAGGAGCCTTATTTGTAAATAAAGAGGGAGCATATACAGCGGATGTTCCCAAAGGAAAGCTTATTAATTCAGTGGGAGCCGGAGATTCTATGGTGGCAGGCTTTATAGCGGGAACAGAAAGCGGGAAATCACCGGAAGATTCTTTCAGGCTTGCTGTAGCTTCAGGATCAGCCACTGCTTATTCATATGGTTTAGGTGAAAAAGATTTGATATATAGACTTTATAATGAAATTACTCTAAAAAAGGAAGGTGTATAA
- a CDS encoding fructose-specific PTS transporter subunit EIIC yields the protein MKITELLVKERMILDLQSVTKDEVINELAEMFLSTGIIDDLEGFKGEIKNREALSSTALEEGIAIPHAKTKYVKKPALAFGRSKKGIDYESLDGEPSTIFFMIAAPEDANNAHIETLARLTQMLLDTDFRTSILELGTKEEILDLINKKETAKLEENAETDNNSDNFIIAATACPTGIAHTYMAEEALKKAAAELGVTIKVETNGTDGVKHKLTAEDIEKAKGVILAIDRGIETDRFSGKKVIQTGTKEAIRDAKGLIQRALSGDAPVFAGSGEAGSNGKNTSKEKTGIYKHLMTGVSFMLPFVVSGGILIALAFLFDKLAGVQGVADAAGQSTLGSTTYLAKLFMEIGGAAFGLFIPILGAYIAYSIGERPALTAGFVGGALAVSGGSGFLGAMLAGFLAGYVTKLVIAMLKGLPKSLNGIKAILLYPLLTVLLTGVLMIIILNPPVRFINEGLVEWLKNMGGTSRVILGIILGGMMAVDMGGPVNKAAYVFGTGTLATAAAGEYGTPIMAAVMAGGMVPPLGIALATTLFKNKFNTEEREAGKTNYIMGLSFITEGAIPFAAGDPLRVLPASIIGAAVAGGLSMFFNIAIPAPHGGLVVAFLSNNAWLYLLAILIGAVITAVILGLLRKKVN from the coding sequence ATGAAAATTACTGAACTGCTGGTAAAAGAGAGAATGATCTTGGATTTACAGTCGGTAACCAAAGATGAAGTAATAAACGAACTTGCGGAAATGTTCCTTAGTACCGGGATTATAGACGATCTTGAAGGATTTAAAGGTGAGATAAAAAACAGGGAAGCATTAAGTTCTACAGCTCTGGAAGAAGGAATAGCCATTCCCCATGCTAAAACAAAATATGTAAAAAAGCCTGCACTTGCATTCGGGAGAAGTAAAAAAGGTATAGATTATGAATCATTAGACGGAGAGCCGTCAACTATATTTTTTATGATAGCAGCACCAGAAGACGCTAATAATGCTCATATAGAAACTCTGGCAAGACTGACTCAGATGCTTTTAGATACAGACTTTAGAACAAGTATACTGGAATTAGGTACAAAGGAAGAAATACTTGATCTGATTAATAAAAAAGAAACTGCAAAGCTGGAAGAAAATGCAGAAACAGACAATAACAGCGACAATTTCATTATAGCAGCAACTGCCTGCCCTACAGGAATAGCACATACTTATATGGCAGAGGAAGCATTAAAAAAAGCAGCGGCAGAACTTGGAGTTACAATAAAAGTAGAAACTAACGGAACTGACGGTGTAAAACATAAACTTACCGCAGAAGATATAGAAAAGGCAAAAGGAGTAATACTTGCAATAGACAGAGGAATAGAAACCGACAGATTCAGCGGTAAAAAAGTGATTCAGACAGGAACAAAAGAGGCTATACGTGATGCAAAAGGTCTTATTCAAAGAGCCCTTTCAGGGGATGCTCCTGTATTTGCAGGTTCTGGTGAGGCAGGTTCTAACGGTAAAAATACTTCTAAAGAAAAAACGGGGATTTATAAGCATCTGATGACAGGAGTATCGTTTATGCTGCCGTTCGTAGTGAGCGGAGGTATATTAATAGCACTGGCCTTTTTATTTGATAAACTCGCAGGAGTGCAGGGAGTAGCAGATGCTGCGGGACAGTCAACTCTTGGAAGCACTACATACCTTGCGAAACTGTTCATGGAAATAGGAGGAGCGGCATTTGGTCTCTTTATACCTATTTTAGGGGCGTATATTGCATACAGTATAGGTGAAAGACCGGCACTGACAGCAGGATTTGTCGGAGGGGCGCTTGCTGTTTCAGGTGGTTCAGGATTTCTTGGAGCGATGCTTGCAGGATTCCTTGCAGGTTATGTTACAAAACTTGTTATTGCAATGTTAAAAGGACTGCCTAAGAGTCTGAACGGAATTAAGGCAATTCTGCTTTATCCTTTGTTAACAGTATTGCTTACAGGTGTACTGATGATAATTATACTAAATCCGCCTGTAAGATTCATAAATGAAGGACTTGTGGAATGGCTGAAAAACATGGGCGGAACAAGCAGAGTAATACTTGGTATAATCCTTGGAGGAATGATGGCTGTGGATATGGGCGGCCCTGTAAATAAAGCAGCTTATGTATTTGGTACAGGAACACTGGCTACAGCAGCAGCGGGAGAATACGGAACACCAATAATGGCGGCTGTAATGGCTGGAGGAATGGTGCCTCCGCTTGGAATAGCACTGGCTACGACTTTATTTAAGAATAAATTTAACACAGAAGAACGGGAAGCAGGAAAAACGAATTATATAATGGGATTGTCATTTATTACAGAGGGAGCAATACCATTCGCCGCGGGAGATCCTTTGAGAGTTCTGCCGGCATCAATAATAGGTGCGGCAGTAGCAGGGGGATTATCAATGTTTTTCAATATTGCTATACCTGCACCGCATGGCGGATTAGTAGTGGCATTTTTATCAAATAATGCATGGCTTTATCTGCTTGCTATATTGATAGGTGCTGTAATTACTGCAGTTATTTTAGGACTTCTGAGAAAGAAGGTAAATTAA
- a CDS encoding DeoR/GlpR family DNA-binding transcription regulator, translating into MFEIERHEIILKKLEEKGRLSYEEIEEFLNVSIATIRRDINKLESKDLLSKVGGGVVAKRKINFEPEINIKFEENTEAKKRIAKRAAKLVKKGDFIFIDAGSTTYYMIEYLKNKNITVVTNGLMHLDKLIQCKIKTIIIGGEVKPTTKAVVGIEALKNIEKYRFDISFLGVNGVDINKGLMTPDIKEAILKEKILEISDKTYILADKEKFGVSSSVKFGNIEDCILITDELADTRYEKYILKEEI; encoded by the coding sequence ATGTTTGAAATAGAAAGACACGAAATAATTTTGAAAAAATTAGAGGAAAAAGGCAGATTATCATATGAAGAAATAGAAGAATTTCTGAATGTCTCTATAGCAACAATAAGAAGGGACATAAACAAACTTGAGAGTAAAGACCTGCTGAGCAAGGTTGGCGGAGGAGTAGTTGCCAAGAGAAAAATTAATTTTGAACCGGAAATAAATATAAAGTTTGAGGAGAATACAGAGGCAAAGAAAAGAATTGCCAAAAGAGCTGCAAAACTTGTGAAAAAGGGTGATTTTATATTTATTGATGCCGGTTCGACTACATATTACATGATAGAGTACCTTAAAAATAAAAATATAACAGTTGTTACCAATGGCTTAATGCATTTGGACAAGCTTATTCAGTGTAAAATAAAGACAATTATAATCGGAGGCGAAGTAAAGCCCACCACTAAAGCCGTAGTAGGGATAGAAGCACTGAAAAACATAGAAAAATACAGATTTGACATAAGCTTTTTAGGAGTAAACGGAGTGGATATCAATAAGGGTCTTATGACACCTGATATAAAAGAAGCTATTCTAAAAGAAAAAATACTGGAAATATCAGATAAAACATACATTTTAGCAGATAAAGAAAAGTTCGGAGTGTCTTCCAGCGTAAAATTCGGAAATATAGAGGACTGCATACTGATAACAGACGAGCTTGCCGATACCAGATATGAAAAATATATATTGAAGGAGGAAATATAA
- a CDS encoding non-canonical purine NTP pyrophosphatase, with translation MKIIYGTKNKAKLEDMKRVLNGLELEITGLSDIGADLPEVDESGNDPLKNAEIKALAYYEVLKKPVFSCDSGLFIEGLDEERQPGAHVRRVNGIYMNDNEMIDYYSKLAGTFTGKCTARYRNAICLIVDEKNIFSYSGDDISGEKFTLSPFRHEMQTDGYPLDSISVHADTGKYYVEMEDEKDSFGHEEGFRKFFQMVLEQWSK, from the coding sequence ATGAAAATAATATATGGTACAAAAAATAAAGCTAAACTAGAGGATATGAAAAGGGTTTTAAATGGTCTGGAATTGGAAATAACGGGTTTATCAGATATAGGAGCTGATTTGCCTGAGGTAGACGAGTCAGGAAATGATCCTTTGAAAAATGCAGAGATAAAAGCTCTGGCTTACTATGAAGTTTTGAAAAAACCTGTTTTTTCATGTGATTCCGGTCTTTTTATAGAGGGTCTGGATGAAGAGAGACAGCCCGGAGCACATGTACGAAGGGTTAACGGCATATATATGAACGATAATGAAATGATAGATTATTATTCAAAGCTGGCAGGAACATTCACCGGAAAATGTACCGCCAGATACCGTAATGCAATATGTCTGATTGTAGATGAGAAAAATATTTTCAGTTATAGCGGGGATGATATTTCCGGAGAAAAATTTACACTTTCTCCGTTTAGGCATGAAATGCAGACTGACGGTTATCCTCTGGACAGTATTTCTGTACATGCAGATACTGGAAAGTATTATGTAGAGATGGAAGATGAAAAGGATTCGTTCGGGCATGAGGAAGGTTTTAGAAAATTTTTTCAAATGGTTTTGGAACAATGGAGTAAATAA